The genomic region GCCGCGCACCATGCGGGCGCCGGTCGGCCCGACGATGGGGAAGAAGTAGGGCTTGTTCGGGCCCGTGTGCGCGTCGTAGCGCGCGAACAGCTCGCCGGCGAATCGCAACTCAAGATCGCCCTCGCGTGTCCTCGCGGCGCGGGCGCCCCGCGCCGCGGCCGGAGCGGAGTCGAGGCGGAGATCGTAGCGCGCTGTGGCGCCAGGCGCGAGTTCCGGCACCACCCACCAGACCTCCGCGCGGCCGCCAGGCAGGCGGACAAGCTGCGCCGGAACGGCGCGGCCATCGCGGGTGAGCGTTGCCGCGCGGGCGCTGCCGGACACATCGACCTCCGCGCGAACCAACGCGTCGCGGCAGGCATGAGCGCCCGCGCGCACAGTGAGGTGGAGGGCGCTGGCCGGACCCACGAGCGAGAGGGAGGTCAGGGTGGCGAACAGGAGCGTCCGTGGCGGTCGGTGCCTCATGCATCGTCTCCTTCCACGCGCTGTTCGGCGGGCGCCGCCGCGCTTCCTGCCAGGCGTGGCGCGCCAGCGGCACCCGCGCGGGGCGCCCGCAGGTATACTGAGGCATCATGGGCTCCTCGGTCCCCCCGGATCCTGGCACGCGGGCGGAGCGGTTCCAGCGCGACCTGAATGCCATCTTCGCCGCCGCCGTTCGCGTCGAGGCGGAGCCGGACATCCTCCAGCGCACGCTCGACGCGGCCATGCGCGCCGTGGCCGGCACGCGCGGCTTTCTAGCGCTCGTCGACCATCAGACCGGGGAGCTGGCCGTGGTCTGCACGAGCGGCGAGGGCTGGACCGACGATAACCGGCGCCTGCGCCTCCATCTGGCGCAGGAGACCGACCGCGGCATCACGGGCCACGTTGCCCTCAAGGCGGAGCCGTACGTTACCGGCGACGTTATGCGCGATCCTCACTATCTGCGGTACTTCGATGATGTGCGGAGCGAGCTGGCCGTGCCGATCCTCGGCGCGTCGGGCCAGTCCAATGGCGTCATCAACCTCGAGAGCACAGAGCTCAACGCCTTCACGCCCGACGACTGTGCGCACGTCGTCTCGCTCGCCCACGCGGCGGCGGCGGCGCTGCGCGTGCAGGGCTTTCGCGCGCGCGAAACGGCGCTCATTGAGACGGGCAACACGCTTACCACGCTGATGGACGTGGATGAGCTGATGGCGAAGGTGGTGCACGTGGCCGCCGACGTCATCCAGTTCGAGGGCTGCTCCGTGTTCCTGGTCGATGAGGCCTCGGGCGGGCTGATGCTCAAGGCGTCCAGCGGCGTCCTCGGCGCGCAGGTGGGCGCCGTGGCCTACCGGCCGGGGGAGGGGCTGACGGGCTGGGTCGCCGCTCACGGCCTGCCGATCCGCCTGGCGGCGCCGCACGACGACCCGCGCTGGCGCGGAAGGCTGACGGAGTTCCCGCAGGAGGAGATAGGCGCGTTTCTGGCAGTGCCCATCACCAGTCGGAGCCGCGTGCTGGGCGTGATGCGCGTGCTGCGGCGCCAGAGCGCCGCGCCCTGGTTCTCGAATCGGTTTATGGAGAGCGACGAGAGGTTGCTGAGCGCCATCGCGAGCCAACTCGGCGTGGCGGTGGAGAACGCGCGCAACTACCAGCGCCTGGTCCACGTGCAGCGAATGGCGGCCTGGGGCGAGATGTCGGCGCGGTCGGCGCACATGATCGGCAACCGCGCGTTCGCGCTCAAGGGTGACCTTAACGAGTTGCGCTACCTGCTGGAGGCGCTTCCGGAGCAGGAGGCGACCGCTGAGATTCGCGGCCTCGCCGAGAGCATGGGGCGGGGCATCGAGCGGCTCGAGGAGATCCTGCGCGAGTTCCGCGACTTCGTGATGGCGACGCAACTGGCTCTCGCGCCGGTCGACCTGGACGAGGTACTGCGCGAGGCGATTGAGGAGACCTACCCGCGTCGGAGCCCGGTCGCGCTGTCGCTCGACCTGGCCGCCTCCCTGCCGCGCCTTCGGTGCGACGCCCGCAAGCTGAAGCGTGCCTTCTCGGAGCTGATCGAGAACGCGCTGAGTTTTCAGCCCGAGGGCGGCGAGGTGCGCATCGCGAGCCGGCTCGCCGGCCCGGATGACCACGCGCTCTGCGGGATCGCGCCGTCGCTGGCCAGCGTGATCGTGGAGGTGGCCGATCGCGGCCCGGGCGTGGCGGACGACGCCAGGGAGCGCATCTTCGAGCCGTTCTACACCTCGCGAGTGAAGGGGATGGGGCTGGGCCTGAGCATCGTAAAGGGCATCGTCGAGGCCCATGAGGGGTGCATTCGCGAGGTCGGGACGCCGGGTCAGGGGGCGCGGTTCCTGATTGCCCTGCCCGTTCTTCGGGAGCCGCGCGGCGAGCCCGAGGAGCCGCGGGACTGAATCATGACAGTTGCCGCCGCACGCGCGCGGCGGCCACGGGAGCAATGCATGGCACGGATTCTGGTTGTTGACGACGAGGAGGACGTGCGCGCCGCGCTGCGGCGACGCCTGGAGCGCGAGGGGTACGGGGTCGAGACGGCCGCGTGCGCCGGTGAGGCCGCCCGGGCGCTTCAGCAGGGCGCCGATTCGTTCGACCTGGTGGTGACCGACATGTCAATGGAGGAGGCCGACTCTGGCCTGGCCGTTCTCCGCGACGCGGTCGCCCGCGACGTGTTCACGGAGGTCATCGTCCTCACCGCCTACGGCAACGTGACCAACGCGGTGGAGTCGATGCGGCGCGGCGCCTTCGACTACCTGGAGAAGAACGTGCCCGGTCTGGACTCCTACGAGGTGCTCGTGCTTAAGATCGGCCAGGCGATGGAGCGACGGCGCGCGGCGGTGAACACCGTGCGTCGCCTTGAGGAGAGCGTCCGGCACGAGGAGTAGCGCGGTGCGCGACGCCGCGCGGCCGGCGTGGCGGCGGTCAGGCGATCGCGGGCGGGTCGGCCGGCACGCCGCAGGCCAGGTAGCCGCCGTCGACCGCGAGGACGTGGCCGGTGACGTACGATGCGGCGGGCGAGGCAAGGTAGATCGCGGCGCCGACGAGCTCGTGGGCCTCGCCGAACCGCCTCATCGGGGTGTGGTGGAGGAACCAGGCGCCGCGCGGCGTGCCCTCGATGAGCGGTCGGTTGAGCGGCGTTGGGAAGACGCCCGGGGCGATGGCGTTCACGCGGATCGCCAGAGGGGCCCACTCCACCGCGAGCGCCTGGGTGAGCTCGGCCACCGCCCCTTTGCTTGCGCCATAGGCCGCCACCCAGGGCAGCCCGACGTGGCTCGCCAGGCTGGCGATGTTCACGATAGCGCCGCCCCCGTCCTGTTCTCGCATCGCGCGCGCGGCAGCCTGGCAGCAGAGGAACGTGCCCGTGAGGTTGACGCGCAGCACGCGCTCCCAATCCTCCAGCGCCATCTCGACGGCGGGAGCGCGGTGCGTTACGCCGGCCGCGTTCACCAGGATGTCAACGCGGCCCCGCTCGGCGGCGACGCCCTCAAACAGGGCGCGCACCGCGGCCGCGTCGGTCACGTCGAGCACACGTGCGTCGTTCGCCGGTCCCAAGGTGCGCAGCGCCGCCCGCGCGTCCGCCACGCGGCCGGCATCGCGTGACCCCGCGACCACGATGGCCCCGGCGGCGGCCAGGCCCTCGGCGATGCCTCGGCCCAGCCCGCTCGTGCCACCCGTCACGACGGCCACTCGCCCGCCGATGTCGAATCCGGCGTGCATTCGTCCTTCCACCTCCCTCGTTACGGCAGCCACTCGCCGGTATTGGCGTTGAACGTGCGCCCGGAGGAGCCCCGCGCGGTCATCGTGGCCCTGTAGACGGCCAACCCGAGCTCGCGATCGTCCTGCGAACCCGGGAGTGTCGTGCGCGGTACCCACCCCTTGCAGCGCAGGGCCAGCGTCACGCGGTCCACAGCCGAAGGTGGCAAGCTCGCCGTGATGGTGGCGAGCCGGTCGCCCCGCGGCAGGGTGGCCAGCCGGAGTCCGCCCAGGTAGAGCCCCGCGTCCGCGGCGCGGGCCCCCGCCGGCACGGTGAGCTCCAACCGCAACGTGTAGGCGCGCCCGGGCGCCACCGGCAGACTCAGCGAGGAAGCAGGGGTCGACCATCGCTGGGTACGGACCCTGCCCTCCACCGGCACGCGTTCCGGCGCGTACCAGCGGCGCAGGTACCGGCTGTCGCCGGTCGACCCCACGTCGATCGCGTAGCGAGCGCGCGCGGCGGCGGTCCAGCGTACCGGGTCTGGCTGGTTAGCCACGAGCTGCGCGCGCTCGCCGGCCTGGTTCTCCACCGTCACGCCCGCGTCCGCCTGGCAGCCCATCACGATGGCGCTGCGCACGCCCTTCGCCACGCGCACGTGCACGTCGCCCGGGCCGAACGTGCAGCCCTGAACGATGGCCGCGCCCGCGTCGATCTGAATGGCTGGCGACTGCTGGTGCCGCTGGTCCCAGCTCACGAAGTTGCATCCGGACGCGGTGAACTGCCCGGCGCCCGCGCGCATCACCACGCAGCGGTCGATCGGTCCCCAGAAGGAGCAGTTCTGCAGGCTCACCTTGCCCGTGACACGCGGCCCGATATCTACGGTGACGGCGTCGGTGCTCGACCAGCGGCCCACGAACTCACCGTTCGTGATGAGCAATCCGGGTGCTTGTGCCTGCTCCACCACCACCGCGCGCTGGCAGGAGTCGGCGCCAAGGCCCAGGAAGTTGCCGTTCGTGCTGCCGGACCTGGACTCGGAGAACAGGTAGCCGACTCCGTAGCCGAAGCAGAACGTGTTGAGGACGTAGTGCCAGTCGGTGCGGGCGAGCTCGAAGGCCACGCCGTTCGTGTTGATCCAGAGGCAGTAGGGGTCGTCGGCCCGGTAGACGACGCCGAACGGCCAGAAGTGGATGTTTTCGATGTGGCCGATGTCATAGCATTCGTCCACGAAGATGCCGCGCCGGATCGGGTAGCCGGTCACGTTGCGGACCAGGTGCCGGTGCGCCCGGACGAGCTTGATGGCCTCGTAGGGGTTCACGAAGCAGCAGTCCTGCACCCCCACGTTCTCGGTGTCCATCGAGAGCACGCAGGGCGGGTACGGCGCCGGGGGCACGTCCGCGCGGCGCCACTCGGGATAGTAGACGATCAGCCCGGCAAGGTTGGCGCAGTTGCCGGCAAGGCGGATGAACGGCGGGTCCTCGGGCTTGCCGCGTCCGGCATAGGCGAGCAGGACGGAGCCGGTCATCTCGGCCACCTCATTGCGGCGCACCGTCGGCGGCACGCGGTAGGTGCCCTGCAGCGTGACGTTGGCCGGGATCGACAGGTTGCCGTTGACCCGGTAGCGGCCGGCGGGCAGTTCGACGATCCCGCCGCCGGCCTTGCCCGCCTCGTCGAGCACCGCCTGTATGGCCGCCGTGCAGTCGGTCGAGCCGTCCGCCACGGCGCCGCGCTCCGCGGCGTTCCAGCGCGCCGTCGGCGCTGTCTGGGCGCCGGCGCTCGCGGCCAGAGCCAGCAGGCAGACTACGTGCGGCAGGGAAAGCGCCACGGTGGGTCGCATCGGGTCCTCCATCTGGCGCCGGCCCGGCCCGGCCCCTGTCCGGCCAGTTCGTCAGCGGGCGCGCGCATTCCTATGCCGGTGCGCCGGGGCGCGCGCGTCAGGGCGTCCAGGCCCACGCGGAGCGCCGGTTGTTGCCGAAGCGCCGGTCCATCTCCACCAGCAGCGGCACCATGGCGTCGAGCACTCGCGCCGAGGCGAGCGGGCCGCAGTCCACGGGCCGAAGGCCGATGTCGATGATGAAGGCCGCCACGCGTTCGCGCGGATGACGTTCGTCGGCCGCGAGATGGACGTCGTACACGGCGCCGCCGCGGTTCGCCGGGTCGAGCAGGTCGGAGAAGTTGGTCTTGAACGCGGCCACGACCGCGGTGCCCGCCGATAGCATCGCCGCGTGCTCTTCGGCGGCCGACCGGTCGGGTGGCAGCGCGCCGAATGGATTGCTCATGTCGACAAGCACCTTGCCCACGAGCGCCTGTCGCAGCTCGGTGAGCACCCCGGCCGCCGCCGGGAACGGGACGGCGAGCAGCAACAGGTCGGCGCCGTTGACGGCGTCGGCATGGTCGCCCGCGAACACCGTTGCGCCTGGGAACCGCGCGCGCACATCGCGGCGCACCCGCTCCGCCCGCGCGATGTCGCGCGACCCCACCAGGACGCGGCGGCCGGCGCGCGCCGCCTCGCGCGCCAGGCCGCCGCCCATGTGTCCGGTCCCCAGGACCCCGATCACGTCCGCCATGCCATCACCTCTTCCGAGTCGTATGGGCGCGCCGCGCCCCTACGCAGTACGTATTGACGGGCCCGGCCGTTCGCGGCCGACGCGGCGACCGCCTGGCGCGCGAGCCGGGACCGGGTCGGTTGCCCCGGAAGCAGCCGCTCGACCGGCGACGCTCGCGGCCGACCGCGCCGGCGTCCTGAACGGGAGGCGTGCCGCGAACGTCATACACGCAGCACGGAGGGAATCGATGGCTGACGAGACCGTGTGTCTGAGCCGCGCGCCCGCGACAACTCACGGGGAGCGCGGTTGGCGGTGGGAGGGCGAGATGTGGGTGGGGTTGCCGCGCGGCCTCGCGCGCGGCGGGGGGCGACGGCCTTGACCGCGGAAGGGATCACCCTGGCGCAGGCGCGGCGGCTCGCCCTGCGATGCCAGGGGCTCGACGGCTCCTGGGACCTGCCTCCCGGCAAGGAGGGCGCGGCGGAGGTCCTGCAGCGGCTCGGCTATGTACAACTCGACACGATCGCTGTGGTGGAGCGCGCGCACCACCACGTCCTCTGGTCGCGGAGGTACGACTACGAGCCGTCGATGCTCGAGCAGCTTCAGTGGCCCGACCGCCGTGTCTTCGAGTACTGGACGTTCGCGGCCTCGTACCTTCCCATCGGGGACTACCGCTACTATCGCCCGCGCATGCAGTCCTATGCCGTCTCGCCGCGTGCCCGTGAGTGGCGCGAGGCGCATGCGGACATGGTGGCCGAGGTGCTGGCCCGCGTACGCGCCGAGGGGCCGGTCACTACCTCGGAGTTCGGCGCGCGCGAGGTAAGCGCCGGGTCCTGGTGGGACCGGCGGCCCGCCAGGCAGGCGCTGGACCACCTGTTCTCGGCGGGGGAGCTCATGGTGGCGCGGCGGCGGGGGTTCCAGCGCGTGTTCGACCTCACCGAGCGCGTGCTGCCGGCCGACCTCGACACGACGCCGCCAGACGAGTCCGAGATGGGGCGCTTTCTGGTGCGACGACACCTCGCCGCCCACGGCGCAACTGCCGCGCGCGAGGTCGGCCGGGGTCTGCACTGCCAGACAACCATCGAGGCGGCCATCCGCGAGTTGACGCTCTCGGGCGACGTGCGCGCCATCGAGGTCGAGGGGATCGGCCCCCGGTGGGTGCTCACGCGCGCGCTGGCCGACCTCGACGAGCCTGAGCCCCACGGACCGCCGGTGCACATCCTCTCCCCGTTCGACAACCTGGTGATCGACCGGCAGCGCCTGCGGCGGCTGTTCGGCTTCGACTACGCGCTGGAGTGCTACCTGCCGGAGGAACGCCGCAAGTTCGGCTTCTTCGTTCTGCCGATCCTGTTCGAAGGGCGCTTCGTGGGGCGCATGGACGTCAGGGCCGACCGGCCGACGCTGGCTCTGCTCGTGAGAAACCTGTCGATGGAGCCCGGTGTCCGCATCGACGCCGAACTTGTGGACGCGCTCGCCGACCGGATCGCCGAGTTCGCGGCGTTCAACCGCTGCGGGCAAGTGCGCGTGGAGCGCGCGGACCCCGGCGACCTCGCCGTGGCCCTCACCCGACGCCTTGTCGACCTACCCTAAAGGCGGCGGCGTCGCGCCGGTCGCCCCGCGGCACTCGCCGCAGTAGCCGTATACCTCGAACGCGTGGCTGACGACCTGGAACCCCGCCGAACCGACCAGCGCCTGGACGGCCTCCGGCACCGGGCATGCCTCCACGCACGCGCTTCGCCCACACGCCAGGCAGACGACGTGGTGGTGGTGCCCTTCGCCCTGGAACTCGAACCGGGCCACCCCTTGCGTCTGGAGGTTGATCCGCGCGACCAACCCGGTGGTCGTGAGCATCGTCAGGTTACGGTAGACCGTGTCCAGGCTCATGCAAGGCACCGCGGTCTGCACGCTCCCCAACACCTCCTGCGCCGAGACCGGACCGCCGGCCGCGATCAGCGCGCGCAGGATGGCGATCCGCTGCGGCGTCAGCCGACGGCCCTGTGCGCGCACCCGCCGGATGGCGCCAGACAGTTCCATGTTCCCTGCCTCCCGGGTCCAGTTAGCCGTGCAGCAGATGGATCGCCGTTCCGGCGGCGGCGCTGATGGCGTAGAGCGCAATCACGATGCGCGCCGTCTGCCGCCGATCCGCGTTCTCGCGCGCCAGCACGATCAGGCCGGTCCCTGAGGCAGCGCAGAGGCCGGCGATCGCAGATCCGAAGCTCAGGCCACCCTGGTTGAACGTCTCCGCCACCGCGACCGATGCTCCGCAGTTGGGGATCAGCCCCACCAGGGCCGCCAGCGCGGGCTGGAACGGCGAGCGACGAAGCATGATGGCGGCCATGCCGGTGCTGCCCACGGTGGCGATGAGGGCGCCCAGAACGACCGAGGTGAGCAGCACGAAGGCGTAGACGCGTAGCGTCCGATCCAGCGCGCAGACGAGGAGCGAGCGGTGCCTGAGCGAGCAGGCGGCTCCGCCCGGCACGCTCTCCGCGCGCGTAGCGGCCAGGCCTGCCGCCCTGGCCGGAGACGCCGGGCGCGAGCGCGCCAGCGCATCCGTGAGCCAGCCGGCGCCGACCGCCACGACGAGCTTGGTCAGCAGGATCGGCGCCACCCAGGCCACGCCCTTCGGGTCGGCCAGCAGGACCGGGAGCGCCTCGTCGGAGGTGGCGAGGTACACGGCCAGGAGCGTGCCCAGGCTGATGGCGCGCCGCGCGAAGAGCGCGCTGCCCACCGCCGAGATGCCGCACTGCGGTATGATGCCCAGGCCGGCTCCGACGAGGGGCCCCGCAGCGCCCGTCAGCCCGGCGACGCGCCCCGTCACCTCGGCGTGGCGATGCTCCACCCACTCCAGGAACGCGAACACAACCAACAGGAACGGCACCATCGGCAGCGTGTCGACCAGCGCCTCGATGAGGACTTCCATCTGGCTCGCATCACCCCCGGGCCGGGCTCGGGCCCAGCGTAGTTCGATATTTTACTACATAGGGATGCTACGACACAACCCGACCGGGGAGCGCCCTGCCGGAGGCAACGGGTCTGGTGGAGGGTCACGCCCCGCGAGGCGACAGGCGAGGGCCTCACTCGGTGGGAGAGGGGCGGAGCCCGCGCGGAAGAAAGTCGCGGGCGAAGCGGCTCACGGCGTAGCGGTCGGTCATGCCGGCCACGAAGTCGCAGACGGCCTGGGCGAGCTCGGCCGTGTCCATGCGAGTGGGCCCTTCGCCTAGCCCCATGCGCTCGGGGCGGGCCATGTAGAGGTGGAACAGGTCGCTCACCACGCGCTGCGCCTTCTCCAGCTCCGTCCGGCCGCCCCGCGGGTTCCAGTAGACCGCCTCGAAGAGGTACTCCTTGAGCGCGTCGGTGGCCGCCGACACGGCCGGCGACATGCCGACGTCGGCCTTGCCGTCGCTCGTCGCCACGATGTCGATCACCATGGCGCCGATACGCTCGGAGTGCGTCTCGCCGAGCAGCGCGATCGGCTCGGCCGGAAGATCCGAGGGGGAGATCAGCCTGGCGCGCACGGCGTCGTCGATGTCGTGGTTGACGTAGGCCACCCGATCGGCGATGCGGACCGCCTTGCCCTCGAGCGTGGCGGCGCGGGCGCCGAAGTCGTCGCACAGGTCCAGGCGGCCCTTGCTGTGGTTGGCGATGCCGTCGCGCACCTCCCACGTGAGGTTGAGGCCCGGCCCTTCGCCGTGGACCTCCAGGATCTCCACGACGCGCATGCTCTGCTCGTAGTGGCGGAAGCCGGCCGAGGGCACGAACTCGCGGTAGACGGCGTCCAGCGCCTCCTCCCCCGCATGGCCGAAGGGCGCGTGGCCCAGGTCGTGGGCGAGGGCGATCGCCTCCGTCAGGTCCTCGTTCAGGCGCAGGGCGCGCGCCACCGTCCGCGCGATCTGGGCCACCTCGAGCGTGTGAGTCAGGCGCGTGCGGAAGTGGTCCTCCTCCGGGTCGATGAAGACCTGCGTCTTGTGCTTGAGCCGGCGGAAGGCCTTGGAGTGCAAGATGCGGTCGCGGTCGCGCTGGAAGAGCGTGCGGACCGGGTCGGGCGACTCGGGGTTGACGCGCCCGCGCGACCCGGCGGCGCGCGCCGCCCACGGCGCGAGGTACTCGTTCTCCCAGCGCTCCTGGCGCTCCCGAGGCGTCACGCCGCGCTCACAACTCGGACCACTCCACGATCTGCCGGAGGTGGTAGCCGTCGTGGCCGAGGACGAAGGCTGCGATGTCGGCTACCGTGAGCTCGCCGGCCTGCGCGTGCACGCCTCGGCGCCCCCACGCCGCGTCGTCCAGCTCGCGCAGCAGGAGCACCATCTCGGCCCGCCGCCCGCCGAACGCCTTCAGGCGCTCGCGCACGTTGGAGGAGGCGTAGCCGTGCTCGATGCCCAGTTGCCACTCGTCGTATGCCGGCAGGGTCGGCGAGTCCTCCGCGAGGATGCGGCGAACGCGCTCAATGAAGATCGCGTCCCAGTCGGCCAGATGGGCCACCACCTCACGGATGGTGAAGCGGTCGGGGTCCGGCCGCCGGTCCAGCGCGGCCGCCGGCTCCGGTTGGAGCAGGCGTCGGACCACGATCGGCGTCGCCTCCAGCCCGGTACAGACATACTCCCGCGCGCTCGTGTTCATGGACGCCTCCGATGGTCCGGTCAGGTACTCGCCATTATACCTGTTGCCCGTGGGGCGGGCGGGACCGGCTCACCAGTTGATGGGGTAGACAT from Chthonomonadales bacterium harbors:
- a CDS encoding YcaQ family DNA glycosylase codes for the protein MTAEGITLAQARRLALRCQGLDGSWDLPPGKEGAAEVLQRLGYVQLDTIAVVERAHHHVLWSRRYDYEPSMLEQLQWPDRRVFEYWTFAASYLPIGDYRYYRPRMQSYAVSPRAREWREAHADMVAEVLARVRAEGPVTTSEFGAREVSAGSWWDRRPARQALDHLFSAGELMVARRRGFQRVFDLTERVLPADLDTTPPDESEMGRFLVRRHLAAHGATAAREVGRGLHCQTTIEAAIRELTLSGDVRAIEVEGIGPRWVLTRALADLDEPEPHGPPVHILSPFDNLVIDRQRLRRLFGFDYALECYLPEERRKFGFFVLPILFEGRFVGRMDVRADRPTLALLVRNLSMEPGVRIDAELVDALADRIAEFAAFNRCGQVRVERADPGDLAVALTRRLVDLP
- a CDS encoding transcriptional repressor encodes the protein MELSGAIRRVRAQGRRLTPQRIAILRALIAAGGPVSAQEVLGSVQTAVPCMSLDTVYRNLTMLTTTGLVARINLQTQGVARFEFQGEGHHHHVVCLACGRSACVEACPVPEAVQALVGSAGFQVVSHAFEVYGYCGECRGATGATPPPLG
- a CDS encoding glucose 1-dehydrogenase, with product MHAGFDIGGRVAVVTGGTSGLGRGIAEGLAAAGAIVVAGSRDAGRVADARAALRTLGPANDARVLDVTDAAAVRALFEGVAAERGRVDILVNAAGVTHRAPAVEMALEDWERVLRVNLTGTFLCCQAAARAMREQDGGGAIVNIASLASHVGLPWVAAYGASKGAVAELTQALAVEWAPLAIRVNAIAPGVFPTPLNRPLIEGTPRGAWFLHHTPMRRFGEAHELVGAAIYLASPAASYVTGHVLAVDGGYLACGVPADPPAIA
- a CDS encoding NAD(P)-binding domain-containing protein, with protein sequence MADVIGVLGTGHMGGGLAREAARAGRRVLVGSRDIARAERVRRDVRARFPGATVFAGDHADAVNGADLLLLAVPFPAAAGVLTELRQALVGKVLVDMSNPFGALPPDRSAAEEHAAMLSAGTAVVAAFKTNFSDLLDPANRGGAVYDVHLAADERHPRERVAAFIIDIGLRPVDCGPLASARVLDAMVPLLVEMDRRFGNNRRSAWAWTP
- a CDS encoding arsenic efflux protein, producing the protein MEVLIEALVDTLPMVPFLLVVFAFLEWVEHRHAEVTGRVAGLTGAAGPLVGAGLGIIPQCGISAVGSALFARRAISLGTLLAVYLATSDEALPVLLADPKGVAWVAPILLTKLVVAVGAGWLTDALARSRPASPARAAGLAATRAESVPGGAACSLRHRSLLVCALDRTLRVYAFVLLTSVVLGALIATVGSTGMAAIMLRRSPFQPALAALVGLIPNCGASVAVAETFNQGGLSFGSAIAGLCAASGTGLIVLARENADRRQTARIVIALYAISAAAGTAIHLLHG
- a CDS encoding response regulator, with the translated sequence MARILVVDDEEDVRAALRRRLEREGYGVETAACAGEAARALQQGADSFDLVVTDMSMEEADSGLAVLRDAVARDVFTEVIVLTAYGNVTNAVESMRRGAFDYLEKNVPGLDSYEVLVLKIGQAMERRRAAVNTVRRLEESVRHEE
- a CDS encoding DinB family protein, with protein sequence MNTSAREYVCTGLEATPIVVRRLLQPEPAAALDRRPDPDRFTIREVVAHLADWDAIFIERVRRILAEDSPTLPAYDEWQLGIEHGYASSNVRERLKAFGGRRAEMVLLLRELDDAAWGRRGVHAQAGELTVADIAAFVLGHDGYHLRQIVEWSEL
- a CDS encoding GAF domain-containing protein: MGSSVPPDPGTRAERFQRDLNAIFAAAVRVEAEPDILQRTLDAAMRAVAGTRGFLALVDHQTGELAVVCTSGEGWTDDNRRLRLHLAQETDRGITGHVALKAEPYVTGDVMRDPHYLRYFDDVRSELAVPILGASGQSNGVINLESTELNAFTPDDCAHVVSLAHAAAAALRVQGFRARETALIETGNTLTTLMDVDELMAKVVHVAADVIQFEGCSVFLVDEASGGLMLKASSGVLGAQVGAVAYRPGEGLTGWVAAHGLPIRLAAPHDDPRWRGRLTEFPQEEIGAFLAVPITSRSRVLGVMRVLRRQSAAPWFSNRFMESDERLLSAIASQLGVAVENARNYQRLVHVQRMAAWGEMSARSAHMIGNRAFALKGDLNELRYLLEALPEQEATAEIRGLAESMGRGIERLEEILREFRDFVMATQLALAPVDLDEVLREAIEETYPRRSPVALSLDLAASLPRLRCDARKLKRAFSELIENALSFQPEGGEVRIASRLAGPDDHALCGIAPSLASVIVEVADRGPGVADDARERIFEPFYTSRVKGMGLGLSIVKGIVEAHEGCIREVGTPGQGARFLIALPVLREPRGEPEEPRD
- a CDS encoding deoxyguanosinetriphosphate triphosphohydrolase encodes the protein MTPRERQERWENEYLAPWAARAAGSRGRVNPESPDPVRTLFQRDRDRILHSKAFRRLKHKTQVFIDPEEDHFRTRLTHTLEVAQIARTVARALRLNEDLTEAIALAHDLGHAPFGHAGEEALDAVYREFVPSAGFRHYEQSMRVVEILEVHGEGPGLNLTWEVRDGIANHSKGRLDLCDDFGARAATLEGKAVRIADRVAYVNHDIDDAVRARLISPSDLPAEPIALLGETHSERIGAMVIDIVATSDGKADVGMSPAVSAATDALKEYLFEAVYWNPRGGRTELEKAQRVVSDLFHLYMARPERMGLGEGPTRMDTAELAQAVCDFVAGMTDRYAVSRFARDFLPRGLRPSPTE